A single window of Tenericutes bacterium MZ-XQ DNA harbors:
- a CDS encoding glutamine--tRNA ligase, producing the protein MENHSNFIKTIIETDLANKKHDEIVTRFPPEPNGQLHIGHARAIVIDFESAIAFGGYTNLRFDDTNPVKEDDSYVQAIIKDIRWLGYEPKNIFYASDYFDEMYDRAILLIKKGLAYVDHQTPEEIQKTRGDVNTPGIESPYRNRSIEENLKLFDDMKNGKFKEGECVLRAKIDMASPNMNMRDPVIYRIVYAHHHNTKDKWCIYPMYDYAHPLEDAIEGITHSLCSLEFEDHRPLYDWFVKETEMPKIPRQIEFGRLNIENTVLSKRFLRAIVEDGRVIGWDDPRMPTIAGMRRRGYTPDAIKRFIISTGLSKVNSTVSTDMLEATVRDDLQDKAYRAMAVIHPLKVTITNYPENEIEYLDVEYHPDHEDMGRRHIPFSRHIYIEQDDFVLEKPNKKYKRLALNVEVRLFHAYFIKAYDVKYNEQGEIVEVLATYDQETKSGSGFNERKPNGTIHFVEATKAVPATFNFFEPLINEDTSLPLLERFNDNSWHIKKGYVEAALKDTKPQDRYQFVRNGYFNVDDDSTSGNLIFNEIVPLKSSYK; encoded by the coding sequence ATGGAAAATCATTCAAATTTTATTAAAACCATAATTGAAACAGATTTAGCAAATAAAAAACATGACGAAATCGTCACAAGATTTCCACCAGAACCAAATGGACAACTACACATCGGACACGCAAGAGCAATCGTGATCGATTTTGAGAGTGCTATTGCCTTTGGCGGGTATACAAATCTTCGTTTTGACGATACGAATCCTGTAAAAGAAGATGATTCTTATGTGCAAGCAATCATTAAAGATATTAGATGGTTGGGTTACGAGCCTAAAAATATTTTTTATGCATCTGACTATTTCGATGAAATGTATGATAGAGCAATTCTTTTAATCAAAAAAGGATTAGCTTATGTCGATCATCAAACCCCAGAAGAAATTCAAAAGACAAGAGGCGATGTCAATACACCTGGTATCGAGTCCCCTTATCGAAACCGTTCAATTGAAGAAAATTTAAAACTTTTCGATGATATGAAAAACGGCAAATTTAAAGAAGGCGAATGTGTCTTAAGAGCTAAAATTGATATGGCATCTCCAAACATGAACATGAGAGATCCTGTCATTTATCGTATTGTTTATGCACATCATCATAATACAAAAGATAAATGGTGTATATATCCAATGTATGATTATGCACATCCATTAGAAGATGCGATTGAAGGTATTACACACTCATTATGTTCGCTAGAGTTTGAAGATCATCGTCCACTTTATGACTGGTTTGTTAAAGAAACTGAAATGCCGAAAATTCCAAGACAAATCGAATTTGGTCGTTTGAATATTGAAAATACAGTACTCAGCAAGAGATTCTTAAGAGCGATTGTTGAAGATGGAAGAGTTATCGGTTGGGATGATCCAAGAATGCCAACCATTGCTGGTATGCGCCGTCGCGGCTACACACCAGATGCTATCAAGAGATTTATTATATCAACTGGACTATCAAAAGTTAATTCAACTGTATCTACGGATATGTTAGAAGCAACAGTTAGAGATGATCTTCAAGATAAAGCCTATCGGGCAATGGCTGTCATCCATCCACTTAAAGTGACTATAACAAACTATCCAGAAAATGAAATCGAGTACTTAGATGTTGAATATCATCCGGATCATGAAGACATGGGCAGAAGACATATCCCTTTTTCAAGACATATCTATATTGAACAAGATGACTTTGTTTTAGAGAAACCAAATAAAAAATATAAAAGACTAGCATTAAATGTTGAAGTGAGATTGTTTCATGCATATTTCATTAAAGCCTACGATGTGAAATATAATGAGCAAGGTGAAATTGTTGAAGTGCTAGCGACATATGATCAAGAAACAAAATCTGGTTCTGGATTTAACGAAAGAAAACCAAATGGAACGATTCATTTCGTAGAAGCAACTAAAGCAGTTCCTGCGACGTTTAACTTCTTTGAACCACTGATTAACGAAGATACTTCATTGCCGCTTTTAGAACGTTTTAACGACAATTCATGGCATATTAAAAAAGGCTATGTAGAAGCAGCTTTAAAAGATACAAAACCGCAAGATAGATATCAATTTGTAAGAAACGGATATTTCAATGTTGATGATGATTCTACATCTGGAAATCTTATATTCAATGAAATTGTTCCGTTAAAGAGCAGTTATAAATAG
- the ligA gene encoding DNA ligase (NAD(+)) LigA (this protein catalyzes the formation of phosphodiester linkages between 5'-phosphoryl and 3'-hydroxyl groups in double-stranded DNA using NAD as a coenzyme and as the energy source for the reaction; essential for DNA replication and repair of damaged DNA; similar to ligase LigB) has translation MNYKQRIEELTQIINQANYDYHTLDQPTITDYEYDQLLKELVDLENKYPEYKLENSPTDKVGGVVLDSFEKVTHQIPMMSLSNVFDEEELSAFDERIRKVTDQYTYLSELKIDGLAVSIRYENGKFVRAATRGNGQVGEDISENVKTIKSLPLTLNENIDIEVRGEIFMPHKSFNKLNEERMEQDLPLFANPRNAAAGTIRQLDSKVAAKRNLDIFLYQIVRAEDYVSTQAEALELLKKLGFKVNENYKLNQNLKELIDQIHKYDDLRKKLNYETDGVVIKINEFDLHESIGYTAKYPKWATAYKFKAEQQTTLLKDITFQIGRTGVVTPVAELEPVFISGSKVSRATLHNEDYIKAKDIRINDMVIVHKAGEIIPEVVEVDMTSRKEQKPFEMIDTCPVCHEPLERKTGEADYFCTNDGCPGKHINSLIHFSSRVAMDIDTLGEKVVETLHELGFLNTIADIYTLKNHENDLKGLPGFADKKVEKLLNAIEDSKKQSFDKLIFGLGIKHVGAKVAKVLVSNYPSMEQLKSATYDDLININEIGEMIAQSIVNYFEKPENIELICKLESYGLNMSYETTKVMDHEFNGKTFVLTGKLENYTRDEAQDIIEKLGGKVSSSVSKKTDYVLAGSDAGSKLQKAKDLEVTVLDEAAFKVKING, from the coding sequence ATGAATTATAAACAAAGGATTGAAGAACTAACTCAAATAATTAATCAGGCAAATTATGATTATCATACTTTAGATCAACCTACCATAACTGACTATGAGTATGATCAGCTTTTAAAAGAATTAGTTGATTTAGAAAATAAGTATCCAGAATATAAATTAGAAAACTCTCCAACAGATAAAGTTGGCGGAGTTGTTTTAGATAGTTTTGAAAAAGTGACACATCAAATACCTATGATGAGTTTATCAAATGTTTTTGATGAAGAAGAACTGAGTGCATTTGATGAACGCATTCGTAAAGTCACGGATCAATACACGTATCTTTCTGAGTTAAAAATTGACGGGCTAGCAGTAAGTATCCGCTATGAGAATGGCAAGTTCGTAAGAGCTGCAACTAGAGGTAATGGGCAAGTTGGAGAAGATATTTCTGAAAATGTTAAAACCATTAAGAGCTTACCTTTAACATTAAATGAAAATATTGATATTGAGGTTCGTGGTGAAATTTTCATGCCACACAAGAGTTTCAATAAACTTAATGAAGAACGTATGGAACAAGATCTACCACTATTTGCAAATCCAAGAAATGCAGCTGCAGGAACAATCAGACAGTTAGATTCTAAAGTCGCTGCAAAAAGAAATTTAGATATTTTCCTATATCAAATTGTTAGAGCTGAAGATTATGTGAGTACCCAAGCAGAAGCACTAGAGCTATTAAAAAAACTTGGATTCAAAGTTAATGAAAATTATAAACTCAATCAAAACTTGAAAGAACTTATCGATCAAATACATAAGTATGATGATCTTAGAAAAAAACTAAATTATGAAACTGATGGAGTCGTTATTAAGATTAATGAGTTCGATTTACACGAAAGTATTGGATATACTGCAAAATATCCAAAGTGGGCGACAGCATATAAGTTTAAAGCAGAACAACAAACAACTTTGTTAAAAGACATTACTTTTCAAATTGGTAGAACAGGTGTTGTTACACCGGTTGCTGAATTAGAACCAGTTTTTATTTCGGGATCTAAAGTATCTCGTGCGACACTTCATAATGAAGACTACATCAAAGCAAAAGATATCAGAATCAATGACATGGTGATTGTCCATAAGGCAGGAGAAATCATACCTGAAGTTGTTGAAGTTGACATGACATCAAGGAAAGAGCAAAAACCTTTTGAGATGATCGATACTTGTCCTGTTTGTCATGAACCATTAGAAAGAAAAACAGGAGAAGCGGATTACTTTTGTACAAATGATGGGTGTCCCGGAAAGCATATCAACAGTCTGATTCATTTCTCATCGAGAGTAGCGATGGATATTGATACACTTGGTGAAAAAGTTGTAGAAACATTACATGAGTTAGGGTTTCTAAATACAATTGCAGATATTTACACACTTAAGAATCACGAAAATGATCTTAAAGGTCTTCCTGGTTTTGCAGATAAAAAAGTTGAAAAGCTATTAAATGCAATTGAAGATAGTAAGAAGCAAAGTTTTGACAAACTTATTTTTGGGCTGGGCATCAAACATGTTGGTGCAAAAGTAGCTAAAGTATTAGTTTCAAATTATCCGTCTATGGAACAACTTAAATCAGCAACTTATGATGATTTGATCAACATCAATGAGATTGGTGAAATGATTGCACAGTCAATCGTTAATTATTTTGAAAAACCAGAGAACATAGAACTCATTTGCAAATTAGAATCGTATGGACTAAACATGTCTTATGAAACCACAAAAGTAATGGACCATGAGTTTAATGGTAAAACATTTGTATTAACAGGTAAATTAGAAAATTACACAAGAGATGAAGCTCAAGACATTATTGAAAAGTTAGGTGGCAAGGTGAGCTCATCGGTCAGCAAGAAAACAGATTATGTTTTAGCAGGAAGCGATGCTGGATCAAAACTACAAAAGGCTAAAGATTTAGAGGTCACTGTACTTGATGAAGCAGCATTTAAGGTGAAAATTAATGGATGA
- a CDS encoding excinuclease ABC subunit A, translated as MDDKIRVFGARENNLQNIDIEIPKNKLVVMTGISGSGKSSLAFDTLYQEGQRRYMESLSAYARQFLGNFEKPDVDRIDGLSPSISIDQKTTSNNPRSTVGTVTEIYDYLRLLYARIGIPYCPGSNEPLTKQTIEEMTKRVISFKEGSKIIVMSPVIERQKGTLKKTAEQYLKEGFTRAYIDGETHLLEEFPDLDKNKNHDFYLVIDRLIVKDGIRSRLYDALELAARLASGKTKVLVDNDAMVSFSQNYSCEDSDFTIPDLEPRLFSFNVPIGACPSCNGLGYRLEITEELVLDPEKPLLEGGLVPYKNNDGENLTSQMIEEVCKAYKIDLNKPVKELSREHLDIVLYGSPDPLHFKLKSSSGRKHETNDYYEGMITNLSRRYRETTSDWIRTWIENFMVESECHTCYGARLNPSALSVKVGGLNIDEFTRLSIDDEIKFLTDLELGIEEKQIARLALQEIINRLTFLQDVGLGYLTLHRQAGTLSGGEAQRIRLATQIGSKLSGVLYVLDEPSIGLHQRDNQRLIDTLHKMRDLGNTLVVVEHDHETMLASDYLIDIGPRAGKAGGRVVAAGTPEEVMNHKDSITGKYLRGELEVETPKKRRKGLGKDIMVMGAKANNLKDITVSFPLGKLTVVTGVSGSGKSSLVNEVLLKGMQQKYYKSKDKPGEHTAINDHQLIDRVIEISQSPIGRTPRSNPATYTGVFDDIRDLFSKTNEAKARGYSKSRFSFNVKGGRCEACGGDGVKKISMHFLPDVYVPCEVCEGLRYNHETLQIKYKGSHIADVLDMTIDDAMDFFENHPKIYQKLKIIHDVGLGYIQLGQSATTLSGGEAQRVKLASELYRRITERSIYILDEPTTGLHTDDVGRLLQVLHRIVDEKATMVVIEHNLDVIKNADHIIDLGPEGGELGGYIVAQGTPEQIAKVNESYTGQYLKKVLK; from the coding sequence ATGGATGATAAAATCAGAGTATTTGGTGCAAGAGAAAACAATTTGCAAAATATAGATATCGAAATTCCTAAAAATAAACTTGTCGTCATGACAGGTATTTCTGGTAGTGGTAAATCATCACTAGCTTTTGATACGTTATATCAAGAAGGACAACGTAGATATATGGAAAGTTTGTCTGCATATGCAAGACAGTTTTTAGGGAATTTTGAAAAACCAGATGTTGATCGTATCGATGGTCTTTCACCATCGATTAGTATTGATCAAAAAACAACATCAAACAATCCGAGATCAACAGTAGGAACTGTTACTGAAATCTATGATTATTTAAGATTATTGTATGCACGTATCGGGATTCCTTATTGCCCTGGCTCAAATGAACCTTTAACTAAACAAACCATTGAAGAGATGACAAAAAGAGTGATTAGTTTTAAAGAAGGTAGCAAAATCATTGTCATGTCCCCAGTCATTGAAAGACAAAAAGGAACGCTTAAGAAAACTGCGGAGCAGTATTTAAAAGAAGGGTTCACAAGAGCATACATTGATGGAGAAACACATCTTTTAGAAGAGTTCCCAGATTTAGATAAAAATAAGAATCATGATTTTTATTTAGTGATTGATCGTCTCATTGTTAAAGATGGAATTCGTTCTAGATTATATGATGCTTTAGAGTTAGCTGCAAGACTTGCGAGTGGTAAGACAAAAGTTTTGGTGGATAATGATGCAATGGTATCATTTAGTCAAAATTATAGTTGCGAAGATTCGGATTTCACAATACCAGATTTAGAACCTAGACTTTTTTCATTTAACGTACCTATCGGAGCTTGTCCATCATGTAATGGTTTGGGGTATCGATTAGAAATTACAGAAGAGTTGGTTTTAGATCCTGAAAAACCATTGTTAGAAGGCGGACTTGTTCCATATAAAAATAACGATGGTGAAAATTTAACTTCACAAATGATCGAAGAGGTATGTAAAGCCTATAAAATCGATTTAAATAAACCTGTAAAAGAATTATCTAGAGAACATTTAGATATTGTTTTATATGGTTCACCTGATCCACTTCATTTCAAATTAAAATCATCATCAGGAAGAAAACATGAAACAAACGATTATTATGAAGGTATGATTACAAACTTATCCAGAAGATATAGAGAAACAACGAGTGACTGGATTAGAACTTGGATTGAAAACTTCATGGTCGAATCTGAATGCCATACATGTTATGGCGCAAGACTTAATCCGAGTGCTCTATCAGTTAAAGTCGGAGGATTAAACATTGATGAGTTCACTAGATTATCAATTGATGATGAAATTAAGTTCTTAACAGATTTAGAGTTAGGTATTGAAGAAAAACAAATCGCAAGACTTGCGCTTCAAGAAATCATCAACAGACTAACATTCTTGCAAGATGTAGGATTAGGTTATTTAACTTTACATAGACAAGCTGGAACTTTATCTGGTGGTGAAGCACAAAGAATTAGACTTGCTACACAAATTGGATCAAAACTTTCTGGTGTGTTATATGTATTAGATGAACCTTCCATTGGTCTGCATCAAAGAGATAATCAAAGACTTATTGATACACTTCATAAGATGAGAGATTTAGGTAATACTTTAGTTGTTGTTGAGCATGATCACGAAACAATGCTTGCAAGTGATTATTTAATTGATATTGGTCCAAGAGCAGGTAAAGCTGGTGGACGAGTGGTTGCTGCTGGAACACCAGAAGAAGTCATGAACCATAAAGACAGTATTACAGGTAAATACTTAAGAGGTGAACTTGAAGTTGAAACACCTAAAAAGCGAAGAAAAGGTTTAGGGAAAGACATTATGGTTATGGGCGCAAAAGCCAATAACTTAAAAGATATTACTGTATCTTTTCCGCTAGGTAAGTTAACGGTTGTAACGGGTGTATCCGGAAGTGGTAAATCTTCATTAGTTAATGAAGTTTTACTCAAAGGGATGCAACAAAAATATTACAAATCTAAAGATAAGCCAGGAGAACATACAGCAATTAATGATCATCAACTCATTGATCGTGTCATTGAAATTTCACAATCACCGATCGGTAGAACACCACGATCAAATCCTGCAACATACACAGGTGTATTTGATGACATCAGAGATTTGTTTTCGAAAACGAATGAAGCGAAAGCTAGAGGTTATTCAAAATCAAGATTCTCATTCAACGTCAAAGGTGGACGTTGTGAAGCATGTGGTGGTGATGGAGTTAAAAAGATTTCAATGCACTTTTTGCCAGATGTTTATGTTCCTTGTGAAGTTTGTGAAGGATTAAGATATAACCATGAAACTCTGCAAATCAAATACAAAGGCAGTCACATTGCGGATGTTTTAGATATGACGATTGATGATGCGATGGATTTCTTTGAAAACCATCCAAAAATATATCAAAAACTTAAAATCATTCATGATGTTGGGTTGGGTTACATTCAACTTGGGCAATCGGCTACCACTTTATCTGGTGGTGAAGCTCAAAGAGTTAAACTAGCAAGTGAGCTTTATAGAAGAATCACTGAAAGATCCATCTATATTTTAGATGAACCAACAACAGGACTACATACTGATGATGTCGGACGATTACTTCAAGTGTTACATAGAATTGTTGATGAGAAAGCAACTATGGTTGTTATTGAACATAATTTAGATGTCATCAAAAATGCCGACCATATCATTGACTTAGGACCGGAAGGTGGAGAATTGGGCGGATATATCGTTGCTCAAGGGACACCTGAACAAATAGCTAAAGTTAACGAAAGCTATACAGGACAATATTTAAAAAAGGTTTTAAAATAG
- a CDS encoding HPr kinase/phosphorylase (catalyzes the phosphorylation of the phosphocarrier protein HPr of the bacterial phosphotransferase system) codes for MKLKVKHLIKDLDLKVIAGNKGLENEVKVEMLSRPGVELAGFLEFFDNERLILIGSKEHHFMNLLPPDIKRQRIEDIMIQKPPAMIFSVNVEMEDMFVELGNKYNVAILKSDNRTTALSSLLYAYLHSKLAPRISVHGVLLDIHGMGTLITGKSGIGKSETALELIKRGHILISDDRVDIFEAAHGVLIGSAPKILEKYIEVRGIGIVDVVSMFGAGAYRENKKIRLVVELEHWKKGKQYDRLGIETQMVKYFNTEIAKITIPVLPGRNVATLVESAAMNQKLKYLGYNAAKDLTDAVSKRARGQRKDEEDD; via the coding sequence ATGAAGTTAAAGGTTAAACACTTAATAAAAGATTTAGATTTAAAAGTTATTGCCGGCAACAAAGGATTGGAAAATGAAGTTAAAGTTGAAATGTTATCTAGACCTGGAGTAGAACTTGCTGGATTTCTAGAGTTTTTCGATAATGAACGTTTAATCCTGATCGGTTCAAAAGAGCACCATTTCATGAACTTATTACCTCCTGACATCAAAAGACAAAGAATCGAAGATATTATGATTCAAAAACCACCTGCAATGATATTTTCTGTCAATGTAGAGATGGAAGACATGTTTGTTGAACTTGGAAATAAGTATAATGTCGCAATCTTAAAAAGCGATAATAGAACTACAGCATTAAGTTCATTGCTATATGCCTATCTACATTCAAAGTTAGCACCAAGAATTAGTGTTCACGGTGTTTTACTCGATATACACGGGATGGGAACGTTAATTACGGGAAAATCTGGGATTGGTAAGAGTGAAACAGCACTTGAGTTGATTAAAAGAGGACACATTTTAATTAGCGATGACCGTGTGGATATCTTCGAAGCTGCACATGGTGTTTTAATTGGAAGTGCCCCAAAGATTTTAGAAAAGTACATCGAAGTTAGAGGTATTGGTATTGTCGATGTTGTTTCTATGTTTGGAGCAGGTGCTTACAGGGAAAATAAAAAAATTAGACTTGTTGTAGAGCTTGAGCATTGGAAAAAAGGTAAGCAATACGATCGTTTAGGTATCGAAACTCAAATGGTTAAATACTTTAATACAGAAATCGCTAAAATCACGATTCCAGTATTACCAGGCCGAAATGTCGCAACACTTGTTGAAAGTGCTGCAATGAACCAAAAATTAAAATATTTAGGATATAATGCTGCTAAAGACTTAACTGATGCAGTTTCAAAAAGAGCAAGAGGACAACGAAAGGACGAGGAAGATGATTGA
- a CDS encoding prolipoprotein diacylglyceryl transferase gives MDSALNQFDNQTALDLGFAQVTWYATFILTGIIIGATLSYFEFKKLGWDTEILFDGLLYAVPLAIVGARLYYVIFDPTPNYNSFIDVINITEGGLAIHGAVIVTIIFLIFFTKKKKIDFWVMADIIAIGFLVGQIIGRWGNFMNGEAHGPAITSEFILKLLPNFIETNMTNPVTNITYHPTFFYEGLWNFVGLTGLLITRRMKIFKVGDMIALYLIWYGLGRGLIIEPLRQDPLYIFGLKANIVLSLTLFAGGGALLLILKRILFKDQKYYVEMLVNHEDNTL, from the coding sequence ATGGATAGCGCACTGAATCAATTTGATAATCAAACCGCGCTTGACTTAGGTTTTGCACAAGTGACATGGTATGCGACATTCATATTAACAGGTATCATAATTGGTGCAACCTTATCTTATTTTGAATTTAAGAAACTAGGATGGGATACTGAAATCTTATTTGATGGTTTACTATATGCAGTACCACTTGCGATTGTGGGAGCTAGATTATATTATGTAATCTTTGATCCAACACCAAACTACAATTCATTTATCGATGTAATTAATATCACAGAAGGTGGATTGGCTATTCATGGCGCTGTTATTGTAACAATTATCTTTCTAATCTTTTTTACAAAGAAAAAGAAAATTGATTTTTGGGTAATGGCCGATATTATTGCCATAGGCTTTTTAGTCGGTCAAATTATTGGTCGTTGGGGTAACTTCATGAATGGTGAAGCTCATGGTCCAGCGATTACAAGTGAGTTTATCCTTAAATTATTACCTAATTTTATTGAAACAAATATGACAAATCCAGTTACAAACATCACATATCACCCAACATTCTTTTATGAAGGACTATGGAATTTTGTAGGTTTAACAGGATTACTCATCACAAGAAGAATGAAAATCTTTAAAGTTGGAGATATGATTGCCTTATATCTTATTTGGTATGGTTTGGGACGTGGATTAATCATTGAACCACTCAGACAAGATCCTTTATATATTTTCGGATTAAAAGCCAATATTGTTTTATCATTAACACTATTTGCTGGTGGCGGTGCATTATTACTTATCTTAAAACGTATTTTATTTAAAGATCAAAAATATTATGTAGAAATGTTGGTGAATCATGAAGACAATACTCTTTGA
- a CDS encoding DNA-binding protein WhiA → MSFAKTVKEELVSVPIGLEEQLAEFSAFLNLHTEFHIENKHKMLDFKTNNPTVAKRFLQLVKTLYQAETSLMTQKQYKLNQKQTVIIRVLSKVEDIVSEHSLLENAIESQELLTQSPDAKKAYLRAAFLSSGSVNHPKTAEYHLEIFATHPDHIIFIQQLMNVFGLNAKITKRRNGYIAYLKDAEGISDFMQIVGAQNSVFKFEDIRIKRDFNNSINRIMNCEIANEKKTIVASNQQIKDIKLIEKYMQKKDLDERLINIMNLRKSHPDVSLRELSDLYEQTYKEPLSKSGLNHRLTKIKQLAEQIRESRGLS, encoded by the coding sequence ATGAGTTTTGCTAAAACTGTAAAAGAAGAACTGGTTTCAGTTCCTATTGGATTAGAAGAACAACTTGCTGAGTTTTCAGCATTCTTAAATCTTCACACAGAATTTCATATTGAAAACAAACATAAAATGTTAGATTTCAAAACAAACAATCCAACCGTTGCAAAACGGTTTTTACAGTTGGTAAAAACGCTTTATCAAGCGGAAACAAGCTTAATGACACAAAAACAATATAAACTCAATCAAAAACAAACAGTCATCATTAGAGTTTTATCTAAGGTTGAGGATATTGTTAGCGAACACAGTCTATTAGAAAATGCAATTGAATCACAGGAATTACTCACACAATCTCCAGACGCAAAAAAAGCATATTTGAGAGCAGCGTTTTTAAGTAGTGGCTCTGTTAATCATCCTAAGACTGCAGAATATCACTTAGAGATTTTTGCGACACATCCAGATCACATCATTTTTATTCAACAGCTCATGAATGTATTTGGTTTAAATGCTAAAATCACTAAAAGAAGAAATGGATATATTGCATACTTAAAAGATGCAGAAGGCATTAGTGATTTCATGCAAATTGTTGGTGCACAGAACAGTGTATTTAAATTTGAAGATATTAGAATCAAAAGAGATTTTAATAATTCAATTAATCGTATAATGAATTGTGAGATTGCAAATGAGAAGAAAACGATTGTTGCCTCAAACCAACAAATCAAAGATATCAAATTGATTGAAAAATATATGCAAAAAAAAGATCTTGATGAAAGACTCATAAATATTATGAATTTAAGAAAAAGTCATCCAGATGTATCACTTAGAGAACTGAGTGATTTGTATGAGCAAACATATAAAGAACCATTGAGTAAATCAGGGTTAAACCATAGACTTACAAAAATCAAGCAGCTTGCAGAGCAAATAAGAGAAAGTAGGGGTCTATCATGA
- a CDS encoding holo-[acyl-carrier-protein] synthase — MILGMGIDLVELDRIKELLDDRFIDRILSADERKLYDNIADENTKLAFIGGRFAGKEAIFKAISKGKGKTNYKDFSILKDENGKPYVETDYFTDHEMIHITITHTAHYALSYCVIEKASY, encoded by the coding sequence ATGATTTTAGGTATGGGCATTGATTTAGTAGAACTTGATCGTATCAAAGAATTATTAGATGATCGGTTTATTGATCGAATTTTAAGTGCTGATGAAAGAAAGCTATATGATAATATTGCTGACGAAAACACAAAGTTAGCTTTTATTGGTGGAAGATTTGCAGGAAAAGAAGCTATCTTCAAAGCAATATCAAAAGGTAAAGGCAAAACAAATTATAAAGATTTTTCGATTTTAAAAGATGAAAACGGAAAACCATATGTCGAAACTGATTATTTTACAGATCATGAAATGATTCATATCACAATAACACATACAGCACATTATGCTTTAAGTTATTGCGTGATTGAAAAGGCTTCTTATTGA